In Novosphingobium kaempferiae, the DNA window GCCGCCCGGTTCGCGGCGGACGTCGAGGCGCTCTGGGGCGCGGGCGGCACCGCGCCGCGCAAAGTGGGCAAGGGGAAGGTCTATCCCTCTGGTCCGATCGCCGATGCGCTCGCGGCCTCCGGTGTCGGGCCGGACGTGAGGTGTCAGACGGCCTCTCCCGACGGGCAGGTCGTCTGGCTCCATCGGCAGGTGCCGCAGGGCGAGGTCTACTTCCTCGCCAATCGCCAGCGCCGCGCCGAGCGGGCGACATGTACCTTCCGCGTCTCCGGCAAGGCCCCGGTGCTGTGGGATGCGGAAACCGGCGCGGTGACGCGCCCTGCGATCTACGACGCGGACGGATCGGGCACGCGCCTAGCGCTCGACCTCTCGCCCGCCGGGTCGATCTTCGTCAGCTTCCTCGAACCTGCGGGTGGCGCGAAGCCGGTAACGTGGGCAGCGCTTGACGGGCAGCGCTTCGCCGATACCGCCCTCGCCACGCCGGTGCCCGAAGCGCCCTCGGACAGCTTCACGCTCTCGATCTGGGCCAAGCCCGACATCGACCTGCGCGTCATGCCGAAGGAATCCGCCAAGGGCCGCATCGACGAGACCGGCAAGAACTACCTCGTCAACGCCCGCTCCGGCCGGGATATGCATGGCGAGGGCACGGCAGTCGCAGGGCTGGCGGTGGGCCGCAACGGCGCCTTCGTGATCGAGCGCGGATCGCCCGACGACGTGCCCGCCGTCCTCGTCGCGCGGCGGCCCATCGCGGGCTGGAGCCACTTCGCGCTCGTCTACGACAAGGGCGTGCCCAGCCTCTACATCGACGGCAAGCTGGCGCGCACCGGCCCGCGCAGCACCCGCCGCGTCTTCGCCGGAGGGTCGGACCGCCCCTCCCCCAGCGGCGTCACCTACTTCTTCGAAGGCAATGCGGGGCCCCTGCGCACCGACACCCACGCGCTCTCCGCCGAGGACATCGCGCGCGAGGCGGCGGCAGGCCCGCCCGCCCCCGCCTTCGACGCGAGCCCGGCGGACGTGACCCGCACGGCGGACGGCAAGCTGTACCTGCTGGCTCGCGAAAGCGGACGCTACACCACCGATGCGGGCCACCGGCTCGATGCGAACGTGCCCGCGCCGCGCGCGGTGGCGGGGCCGTGGCGCGTCACCTTCCAGCCCGGACGCGGCGCGCCCGATGCGATCACGCTGGCCGAGCCCGCCTCGCTCAGCCGCCATCCCGATCCCGCCGTGCGGCACTTCTCCGGCACCGCCACTTACGAGGCTTCCATTCAGGTGCCCACCGGGCTGCTGCGCAAGGGCCTGCGCGCCTACCTCGATCTCGGACGGGTGGAAGTGCTCTCCGGCGTGAAGGTGAACGGGCGCGACCTCGGCGTCGTCTGGAAGGAGCCCTACCGCATCGACGTCACCGACGTGCTTCATGCGGGCACGAACAGCGTGTCGCTGGCGGTGACGAACCTCTGGGCCAACCGCATGATCGGCGATGCCGCTTTGCCCGAGGAAGGCCGCTTCACCGACGATGCCGACTGGGCCGTGGGCGAGCGCGTCGATACCGCTGGCAAGGTGCGCCCGGTCATGGCCCGCCGCATCGCCGAACTGCCGGACTGGTACAGGGCGGGCAAGGCCAAGCCGCCCACCCCGGACCAGTCCGGCCGCGTCACCTTCACGCCCTGGACCTTCTTCGACAGGGACGAGGCCCTGCCCGATTCCGGCCTGCTCGGCCCCGTAAGACTTCTGTTCGCACGCGAGTACGACCTGAAATGACGCACCCCGACTGAAAGATCAGCCCCATGGCAATCCCGCAGCGATCCGGCTTCGCCGCCTACCTGAGACCGGCCTCCTCCACGCACGACCAGCTTGCGAAAGTGATCGGCGCGGACATCCTCGCGGGTGTCTATCCCCCCGGCGGCAAGCTGCCCTCCGAGCAGGAGATCATCGAGCGCTACGGCATTTCCCGAACGGTGCTGCGCGAGGTGTTCAAGACGCTGACCGCCAAGGGCCTGATCGTCTCGCGCACGCGCGTCGGCACCATGGTGCGCGACCAGCAGCACTGGAACTACTTCGACGCGGACGTACTGGCCTGGCGGGTGAGCCTTGGCATGGACGACGAATTCCGGCGCGGCATCGCCGAAGCGCGCATCGCGGTGGAGGCCCGCGCCGCCGAACTCGCCGCGCTGCACGCCAGCGAAGCGGACATCGCCGCGCTGCGCGGTGCCGTGGCCGACATGCGCGCGGCGGTCGGCTCGCGCCAGCAGTTCGCAGAGGCCGACCTCGCGTTCCACAAGGCGGTGGGGGCCGCCTCGGGCAACTTCCTGCTCAACGCCTTCTCCACCGTCACCGAAGTGGCGCTGGTCGCCTCGTTCCTCATGCTGCCGCTGGAGGAAGACGACATGCACGAGGAAACCGTGCTGCGCCACGAACGCGTGGTCGACGCGATCGCGGCGGGCGCGGCGGCGGAGGCGGGCCGACTGATGAGCGAGATCATCGACTTCGGCGCCGCCAAGGTCGCCCGCAGCCTGTCGCGGCCGGGCGACCAGGAACCCCTCAGACCTTAGTCAGCCGCACCGCGATCCACGGCTTGCCGGGCAGTTCGACGGTCGGGCGCGCGGGGTCGTGGAAGTCGTAGTCGCTGTGCCGCTGCATCGTGAACACGCCCTCGGCCGGGGTCACGGTCATGTTCCAGGTGTCGATCACATCCAGCTTGTAGCTGTTCATCGGCTGGCCCTTGCGGCCGGGCAGCACCACCGGCCACTGCGTCGGCGTCTCCGCGCCGAAGTAGTGGAGGTAGTATTCGAAGGGCTTGCCGGCGATGTGGTAGTTCCACCAGGTCTGGATCGGCTCGATGCCCGGAACCGGGCCTTCCTCCATGATCCGGCGCAGGAAGGCGAGGCGCGGCGGGCTGGTGCCCACCAGCTTGCCGCCCTGCCCCAGCCACGAATAGTCGGCGTTCTGCTTCTGGTCGAACGTCTCGCTGTGGCCGACGTAAGTGCCGCCCATGAGGCCCCACCAGAACCGCTCCACCAGCTGCTCGCCGGTAAGGTTGCCCCAGCGCAGCTTCGAATTGCCCTCGTAGCAGACCTCGTCGAAGATCACCGGCTTGAGGCCGAAGTTGCGGTGCAACTCCGCCCGCACGTCGTCCAGCACCGCCGCGCCGTTCTGGATGCTGCTATGCGTGATCCACGGCTTGCGGTTGTCGTAGTAGACGTCGATCTGGTGGATCGAGCGCAGCCGGTCGTGCGGGTCGATCGCCTGCAGGGTCTCAAGCAGGTGATCCCAGTCCTCCATGGTCTTGGTCTTCACCGCGTCGTACTCGTTGGCCATCGACCACCACACGTTGCGGTACGCGCCGAAGCGGGCGACGACGTAGCGCAGGTATCGCTCGTCGTCGGCGCGCTTCATGTCGGAATAGCCGCGCTTCTCGTCGTAAGGGTGGAACAGGATGACGTCCGCTTCGATGCCGAGCTGGCCGAGCCTGACGATGCGGTCCTCGAACCGGCGGAAATACTCGGGATCGAAGCGCGTTGAATCCCAGTCGGCCAGCCCCTTGCCGGTGCGCACGAAGGGATTGGTCGCCACCGATTCGACATTCGGGAACACCAGCATGCGCATCTTGTTGAACGGCGCGGCCTTGAGCGTCGCCAGCGTCTCGGCGCACTTCGCCTCGGACTGGAGCGCCCAGGAATAGCAGGTCGTGCCCATCTGGCGGAACGGCGTGCCGTCGGCATAGGCGAAGTGGTACTTCTCGACGACGCCCACCGGACCGTGGTTGCCCGCCGAGGGCGCGACGCACTCGAAGCTGCCCGACTTGTCGCTGAGCGCCGCCGCGCTGCTCTGCGTGGTCCACTGCCAGCGCCCGGTCTCGGGCGGACTGAAGCGCACGCGATAGACCCCCTCGCCATCGTAGAAGCCCGGAACCCGGACGGTGCGACGCCCATCCGTGAACGCGGCGGAGAAGCGCACGTCGTCGAAGGGATTGCCAGTGGACGGGCCGTTGAGCGCCAGCTCGAACAGGCCCCAGCGCTCGACCTGCGAAGGCGGCGGGGTCTGCGCCGAGAGCGGTCCGGCGACGGCCACCGCGCCCAGCGTGGCGGCCCCCGTCAACATGCTGCGCCGTGAAACCTCCACTGTCGTCTCCCTCTTCCCGATGCCTTCGAAGGCCCATCTTTCGCGGCGCGGCCAAACAGTGCTGGCCGCACAAATCATGCTATTATATGGACAGCATATGTCATACAAGTATTGAACGCATCTGCGTTTGCGAGGGAGAGAGAAGCTGTCATGACAGCCGTCACCGAGATTGTCGCGGCCACGGAAGAGCCGCAGGACGACGAGCACTGGAAGAATACGATTCTCGCGGGACTCGCGAACTATATCGACGCGGGCTCCATCGTCGCGGGATCCGCCGCGCTGGCGCTCTGGGTCGAGGCCTACCGGCTGAGCAACGACCTTGTCGGCATGATCGGCGCGTTCGGGCCGAACGCGATCTCGGCGGGCGTCGGCGCGTTCATCGGCGGGCGGCTGTGCGACCTGTTCGGCCGCAAAAAGATCTACCAGTACGACATGCTGTTCTACGCCTTCGGCATGCTGTGGCTGGTCTTCGCGATGAACGCGTGGATGATCGTGGTGGGCTTCTTCCTCGTCGGCCTCGCGGTCGGCGCGGACATCCCGGCGTCGTGGTCGCTGATCGCCGAGATGGCCCCCAAGGGCGCGCGCGGAAAGCACAGCGGCGTCGCGCAGGTGCTCTGGTATCTCGGCCCGGTCGTGGTGCTGTTGCTGTTCCTTGCGCTCACTCCGCTGGGGCTGCTCGGCGCCCGCATCGTCTTCGCGCACCTGGCCATCCTTGCCATCGGCCTCACGTTCCTGCGCTCACGCATGAAGGAATCGCAGCGCTGGCTCGATGCGCAGGCGGGCGACGGCGTGCAGCCCGTCCAGAAGGCCCGGCTGCGTGACCTGTTCACCCGCCAGCACATCCGCTCGATGGCGTTCCTGGCGGGCATGTACGTGTTCTGGAACCTGTGGGCGGGCACCAACGGGTTCTTCTTCCCTTACATCCTGCGCACCGTGGGCGACCAGAGCCAGGCCATGTCGGTGGCGATCCAGGCGGGCAGCTTCCTGATCGGCATGCTGTCGATCTGGCTGATCTTCATGCGCTGGTCGGACCGGGTGAACCAGCGGATGCTGTTCCTCGTCTCCGCCGTGATCCAGGTCTTCGGCATGTCCTTGCTGGCGCTGTTCCCGATGACGCTGCCGCTGGCGCTGATCCACGTCTTCCTGATGGCGTTCGGACAGGGCTTCGGCGCGCAGTCGTTCTTCCAGCTCTGGAGTTCTGAGATGTTCCCGACCCTGCTGCGCAGCACCGCGCAGGGCGTGATGTTCGCCGTGGTCCGCGTGCTGCTGGGCGTTTGGAGCTTCTTCGTCCCCGCGCTGACGGCCACCGGGTTCACCACGCTGGCGTGGATCCTCACCGGGTTCCTCGTCGTCAGCGGCCTCATCGGCTTCTGGGGCGCACCCCGGAACGAAGGCAAGTCGCTGGAGGAACTGGAGGCGCAGATGTAACCCACGCCTCCTGCGGCACACATAAAGAAAGGGCGGCGCGATGGCGCCGCCCTTTTCGTTTGTCCGCTTCGGGAAGCGGCGTCAGAACTTGACGCGCGCACCCGTATAGAAGCGGCGGCCCAGAACGTCGTAGACGCCGTTGGCGTTGCCCGGAAGGCCACCCCATACCGGCGGGCGCTTGACGTCGAAGACGTTCTTGGCGCCGATGTAGAACTCGAAGTTCTCCAGCCCGTTGAAGCGGATCTGCACGTCGGTGTAGATCTTGGACTTGATGCGGAAGTACTTCTCGTCCGGCACCGAACCGTCGGCGAGGCGGTAGAGCGTCTGGAAATTCTCGTAGTCGAGAACCTGCGGCCCCATGTACTCGTTGTTTACGGTGAAGCCGAAGTCGTCGTTGTCCCAGCCCACCGTGAACGAGGCGGCATCGCGCGGCGTGCCGAGTTCACCCATGGTGTTGTCGTAGGGGTCGCCGGTCAGCGCGCGGAAGCCGTTGCGCAGCAGGTGCGTCCACGCCGCCGAGAAGCTGGCGGTGCCGCCCAGTACCTCGTGACGATAGCCCAGCGTGAAGTCGAGCCCGCGCGAGAACGAGCCGCCGCTGTTGATGAGACCGCGCACCACCTGCTCGACCGAGCCGATACTGTACGCGCCCGATGCGACCGTGCGGCGGGTGACGAACTGGCAGAACTCCGGCTGGCCGGACGTGTAGCACTTGTTGAGCACCGTCGCCGTCGGCACACGGCTGATCGCGTCCTCCAGCTTGATGTCGAAGTAGTCCGCGGTGAACGTCAGGTTGCGCAGCGCGAAGATCGACTTCGGATTGATGACGACACCCAGCGTCAGCGTCTTGCCCGTCTCCTCGCGGATGCCGGGGTTCGACGCGGTCACGCCGCCGACGCCCGAAAGGTCGGCCTGCGTCAGCGTGAACGATCCGTTCTGCTGGATGTTGGCGAGCACGCCCGGAACCGCGCGGCAATTCGCCGCCGTCGCGCCTGTCGTCGTCAGCGTCACGCCCTGGCACGGATCGGTGATCGTCACGATGCCCGCTGCCGGTGCCGCGAACAGTTCGCCGATGTTGGGCGCGCGCACTGCATGGGCATAGACCGCGCGGAAGCGGATATCCTCGACCGGCGCCCATTCGAGCCCGGCGTTCCAGGCGTAGAAGGTGCCGACCGTGGAATAGTCCGACATGCGCACCGCGCCGCGCGCGGTCAGGGTCTTGAAGAACGGAATGTCGGCCAGGATCGGCACGACGACTTCGCCGTAGGCCTCCTTGACGTCGAAGCTGCCCGCCGTGTCGGTAAGCTGGACATAGCCGTTGCGCGCGGCGTTGGTCAGCGGGTCGAAGATGTCGCGGCTCTTCTCCTTGCGGTACTCCGCGCCGACCGCGACCTGCACCGCGCCCGCGGGCAGGGAGAACAGCGTGCCGGTGATGTTGGCCGCCGCGACGTGCATCTCCTGCTTGGAATTGCGCTGGAGATTGACCTGCAGGTACTGCACCATCTCCGGCGTCAGCTTGCCCTCGCCATAGACGTTGATCGGCACGCAGCCCCGCGCCCGCGCGGTGGCGTCGGCGCAGATCGCGTCGGTCGTGCTGCCGTCGCGGTCGAAGTCGTAGATGTCGGTGATGACCTGAAGGCCGTCCGCGAGGTTGTAGAGGTTCGCGAGGCCCGACATCGACTGGTTCTGCTTGGTCATGCCGTACTGGTAGTAGGCATCCAGCTTCCAGCTTCCGCCAAGGTCCGCCGTGCCGCCGAAGACTGCGCGGAAGTTGTCGCGCTCGGTCGGGATGGAGCGGGTGCCCGGCGGGAAGGCGGTGGTACGGATGAGGAAGCTTAGATCCTTGAGCCCGTCCCCGGTGCGGTCGGTCGCGGCGGCAAGCACGGCGGCGGGTACGAAGGGGTTGTTGACGATCGTCGTCGCGCCATTGCCGCCGGGGACGAGCACGCGCGACTGGATCGGGTAGAAGCCGTTGGTCCCGGTGAACGCGCCCAGCGCGCCGTCGGTGCGCATGGGAGACGCTTCCATGCGGCCCTCGGTGACGACGTTGGCGTAAGTCACCTCGCCGAAGAGATTGATCTTGTCGGTCACGTCGAAGTTGACGCGGCCCGCGAAGGTGATGCGCTCCGAAGGCGATGCCAGCAGGCCGTATTCGGCGCGGTTGAAGCCGTCCGTCGCGGCGTTGTAGGCGCGGAAGGTGCCGTCGGGCTGGATCACGCGGTTGGTCTGCGAACCGATCACGAAGATGCCGCCCGGCCCGACGTTCGACGGGTTGTAGAACGGCGTGAACAGGTTCTGCGCCGCCGTCAGGTTGTTGGCGCTGTTGCCCGCGACCCGCTGCGTGGTGCCGAGGCTGGTGTAGTCGTAGCGGGAGAAATCGCGCCCGCTGTTGTTGACCGAACCTTCGTTGACGTAGCCCGCATAGACCATGAAGTTGCCGCGACCGTCGGCGAAGTTGGACCCGAAGGTGCCGTTGACCGCGATCTGCCGGTCGTCGCCTCGCTCGGAAATACCCGCCTGCGCATTGAGGCGAATGCCCTCGAACTTCTTCTTGTAGATGAAGTTCACCACGCCCGCGACCGCGTCCGAGCCGTACACGGCCGAAGCACCGCCGGTCAGCACGTCCACGCGCTCGACGAAGGGCGTCGGGATCATCGAGAGGTCGACCTGCGCGGTGCCGGGCACGCCCGCGACCGAGCGGCGCCCGTCGATCAGCACCAGCGTGCGGTCGGCGCCGAGGTTGCGCAGGTTCACCGTCGCGAGGCCGGGGTTCGTCGTGTTGCCCGTCGTCGTGCGCGACAGGCCGGGAATGCCGACCGCCGGGTTCTGCTGCAGGGCGTCCTGCACGTTGATGATGCCCTGGTTCTCCAGCGTCTCCGCCGTCAGCACCTGCAATGGGCTGGGAGAACTCTGCTCGGGCGAGGCGAGGCGGCTGCCGGTGACGATGATGTCCTCGGCGCTCGCGGCGTCGCCGCTGCTTTGAGCCTCCTGCGCATATGCGGGCAGGCCCGCCAGCGCGGCAAGGCTCGATCCGACCATCAATGCAAGGCGTGCGACATGGGCGCGCTGTGGGCGCGCGTCTTGGGTGTTCATGCTATCCTCTCCTGAAAATGCCTAAGTCCGCCGATTTTTATGTCTTGCGGCTTCCCGGCTGCGGCGATTCAGCCTGTTTCCGCTTTGGCTTCCCGTAATTCACGCGGGTTCCGGGTCTCTGCCTGACCCGACCGCCCCTGTTCTCTGCCAAGCGGGGAGAGCGCCATCGCGGTTGCGACGGCAGCCTTCCACGCCCCCCATATCCGCGCGCGCTGCGCGGCGGCCATCGCGGGCTCGACGACGTCGGCCCCTGCCCCATCCCCCTCTTCCGCGATGCCGAGCGCCTCGGCCGCAAGCCGGGCGACGCCGAGCGCGCTCGCCTCGGCCACCGGCGGCCGCGAAACACGGCGGTCGGTCAGGTCGGCGAGGATCTGCATCAGCAGGTCGTTGCGCGTCGCCCCGCCATCCACCGCGATCTGCGAGGCGGCGATGCCGAGGTCGGCCTCCATTGCCGCCACCACGTCGCCGATCTGGAGCGCGATCGCCTCAAGGGTGGCGCGCGCGATGTGCCCGCGCGTGGTGCCCAGCGAGAGCCCCGAGATCGCGCCCCGCGCCTCGCTGCACCAGTACGGCGCGCCTAGCCCCGCCAGCGCTGGCACAAATACGACCCCGCCATTGTCGGGCACGGTCTCCGCAAGCGCGCGCAGCGCTTCGCCGTCCGGCAGGCCCAGCAGCCCGCCCGCGAAGGCGGCGGCGTGGCCGGAGACAGAGATGTTGCCCTCCAGCGCATGCTGCGCCGTGCCCTGCCGATGCCAGGCTATCGTGCTCGACAATCCGTGCGACGAACGGACGCGCGCGGGCGTCGCCGTCATCACCGAGCTGCCGGTGCCGATCGTCACCTTGGTCGCACCGATGCGCGGCCCGGCGTGGAAATAGAGCGCGGCGTGGCTGTCACCCATGACCGCGTGGACCGGCACACCCTCGACGCTTGGCACCGCTCCCGGCGCGACCACGGCGAACCGGCTGTCGGAGCCGCGTATCTCGGGCAGCAGGGACAGCGGCACGTCGAACAGGTCGGCCAGCACCGGATCCCAGCCCAGCGTCTCCAGATTGAACAACTGCGTGCGCGAGGCATTGCTATGGTCGGTCGCGTGGACCGCGCCGCCGGTCAGCTTCCACAGGAGCCAACTGTCGATGGTCCCGCAGCGCAGTTCGCCCCGCGCTGCCCGCTCGCGCGCGCCGGGCAGGCTGTCGAGCAGCCACGCGATCTTGGCGGCGGGGAACAGCGGATCGATGGCCAGACCGCTGCGCGCGAAGATTTCCACCTCGTGCCCGGCCTCGCGCAGTTGCGCACAACGGCCTTCGGAGCGACGGCATTGCCAGAGCACGGCGGGCGCCAGCGGTTCACCGGTCGCGGCATCCCAGAGCACCACCGTCTCGCGCTGATTGGACAGCGCCAGCGCGGCGATCTCCGCCTCCGGCGCGGCTTCGGTGATTTCGGCGATGAGTCCGGAGACGGCATCCCAGATGGCCGTGGCAGACTGCTCGGCCCAGCCCGGCTGCGGGTGCGCGACGTCCATCGCGCGCGAGCGGGACAGCACGATCTCCCCCGCAGGCGACACGAGCAACGCCTTGGTGTTGGTCGTCCCCTGATCGATGGCGAGGATGACCGGCCCGGCCATCAGCGTGCCTTCGCCGCCAGCAGCTCACGCGCAGCCTGCGCGATACCCTCGGCATTGAGGCCGAAGCGGTCCATCAGCCACGCCGCCGATCCGGTCGGCAGGAAGCCCGGGAAGCCCAGCATCCGCATCCGCACCGGCGCATGGGTGGCGCAGTATTCCGCGATCGCACCGCCGAGCCCGCCGTGCGCGAGTCCTTCCTCGGCGGTGACGATGGCGCCCGTTGCAGCGGCGGCGGCAATGGCCTCACCGTCGATGGGCGATACCGTCGCCATGTTGACCACCCGCGCCGAGACGCCTTCTGCCGCCAGCGCCTCCGCCGCAGCCAGCGCGCGGTGGACCAGTGTGCCGTTGGCGATGATCGCAAGGTCGGTGCCGCCGCGCAGTTCCTCGGCCTTGCCGATACGGAACTCGGCCTTTTCGCGCGCAAGTTCGGGCACCGGCATGCGGCTGATGCGGACGTAGACCGGCCCATCGTGCGCCGCCGCCGCCCGGATCGCCTCCGCCGTCTCCCACGGGTCGGCAGGGACGATGACGGTCAGCTTGTCGATGGCGCGCAGCCAGGCGACATCCTCGATGCTGTGGTGCGTCGCGCCCAGTTCACCGTAGGCGACGCCGCTGGAGATGCCGCAGAGCTTCACGTTGGCGTGGCTATAGGCGCAGTCCGCCTTGATCTGCTCGAGCGCGCGGGCGCTAAGGAAGCAGGATGCGCCGCTCACGAAGGGGATCTTGCCGCCGTTCGCCAGCCCCGCGCCGACGCCGACCATGTTCTGCTCGGCGATGCCGACATTCACCAGCCGCTCCGGGAAACGCGAACGGAACGCGCCAAGCTTGGACGAGCCGACCGAATCGTTGACCACCGCGACGATGCGCTCGTCCGCGACCGCCAGTTCCTCGACCGTGCGGACATAGGCGTCGCGGCAGTCGAACAGGCCCTTGGGTGCAGCCGCCGCGCTCATGCCGCCATCTCCGCTTCGAGTTCGGCGAGCGCCTGCGCGTACTGCTCCGCATTGGGCACGCCGTGGTGCCAGCCCGCCTGATCCTCCATGAAGCTGACGCCCTTGCCCTTGCGGGTGGCGGCAATGATGCACAGCGGCTTCGAGCGCGGTGCGCAGGCGGCGTCGAACGTCTCCAGCAGCGCCGCATGGTCATGCCCGTCGACGCCGACGACGTCCCAGCCGAAGGCGCGCCACTTGTCGGCGAGCGGCTCCAGCGAATTGGTGTCCTCGGTCCGCGCGCCCTGCTGCAAGCCGTTGCGGTCGACGATGACGGTAAGCTGGCCGAGCCCGCGATGCCCCGCGAACATCGCCGCTTCCCACATCGAGCCTTCCTGCAATTCGCCATCCCCCGTCAGCGCGAAGACGCGATAGTCGGCCTTGTCGATCTGCGCCGCAACCGCGATCCCCACGGCGACCGGCAGCCCGTGCCCAAGCGGCCCGGTGTTGGTCTCCACGCCCGGCAGGTACGTGCGGTTGGGATGCCCGTTGAGCAGCGATTCGGGCTTGAGGTAGGTGTCCAGCTCACTTTCCGGGAAGTACCCGGCACCCGCCAGCGCCGTATAGAGCGCGCCGGTGCAGTGCCCCTTGCTCATCACGAAGCGGTCGCGCCCCGGAGCAGCCGGTTCAGCAGGATCGAAACGAAGAATATCGAAATAGAGCGAAGCGATGATGTCGGTGGCCGAAAGGTCGCCGCCCGGATGCCCCTGCCCCGCAGAGACGATCATGCCAAGGAGGCGCCGACGCATCCAGTTCGCCCGTTCACGGACATGATCCGCCCGCGCAGACAGGCCTTCGCGGCTCTGTTCACCGGACACAGGAACAAACTTCGTCGTCATTTCCGCAAACTCTCCCTGACACGAGCAATAAAGCGCAACGAAAAGATACGCAAGCGAGTCGCTTTCGATTTTTTTCGTTTAATCGAAAATAGACAGAAATTGACAGAGCTTCGAAACCTTCCGATAGAGGGACGAACGAAGGCCGCCGCGACCGGGGCCTCTATGGAGAGCGCCGTGCCTGTCCCATCCGCCCGGATCGCCGGGAATATCGTCCGGTGAAGGAAAGCCCGCCGAACCGGCTGCTGGGCGAAGCCCGTCGCCACAAGATCCTCGAATGGCTGCAGGAGGAAGGCAGCGCGCGTGTGCGCACGCTGGCCGAGGCCTTCGGCGTATCCGAGGTGACGGTGCGGCAGGATCTCGAAAAGCTGGAGGCGGACGGCCATATCGAACGCGAACACGGCGGCGCGTTCCTGAAATCGGTGCCGCAGCAGGTGCGCTCGATGGCGCTCCAGCACCAGAGCCACCTCGACGCCAAGGAACGCATCGGCCGCGCCGCCGCCGCGCTGGTCGAGAACGGCGAGACGATCATCCTCGATTCGGGCTCCACCACCACGGCGGTCGCCACGCACCTTGCGGGCAAGCGCGACCTGACAGTCATCACCAATGCCCTCAACATCGCGCTGATGCTGGGCGCCGATCCGGGGTTCGAAGTCCACATGACCGGCGGGCACTTCAAGGCGCCCACGCTCTCACTCAGCGGCGAGCGTTCGGCGGACTACTTCAAGGGGCTCTACGTGCGCCGCCTGTTCCTCGCGACGGCGGCGATCGACGTGGAGAGCGGCCTCACCTACCCCGCGCTTTCGGACATCGCGGTGAAACGCGCGATGATCGGTGCGGCGGAGCAGGTCTGCCTCGTCGCGGACTCCAGCAAGATCGGCCAGCGCTCGTTCTCGGCGCTGGGCGGGCTCGACCTCGTGCATGTGCTCATCACCGACGACGGCATCACCGACGCCGACCGCAAGACGATCGAAGGAGCGGGCGTCCAGATCATCATCGCCTGACCGCAACGGCGGCAGGCCCGGCACGCCCTCGCGCGTGCATCCCAAAATTCTGTCAGGAAGAGGATCCTACCCAATGGCCAAGCAGAAATTCGGCGCCGGCATCTGGCACTTCGCGACTTACGTGGACCGCTATGCGACCGACGGCTACGGCCCGGCG includes these proteins:
- a CDS encoding FGGY family carbohydrate kinase, with the protein product MAGPVILAIDQGTTNTKALLVSPAGEIVLSRSRAMDVAHPQPGWAEQSATAIWDAVSGLIAEITEAAPEAEIAALALSNQRETVVLWDAATGEPLAPAVLWQCRRSEGRCAQLREAGHEVEIFARSGLAIDPLFPAAKIAWLLDSLPGARERAARGELRCGTIDSWLLWKLTGGAVHATDHSNASRTQLFNLETLGWDPVLADLFDVPLSLLPEIRGSDSRFAVVAPGAVPSVEGVPVHAVMGDSHAALYFHAGPRIGATKVTIGTGSSVMTATPARVRSSHGLSSTIAWHRQGTAQHALEGNISVSGHAAAFAGGLLGLPDGEALRALAETVPDNGGVVFVPALAGLGAPYWCSEARGAISGLSLGTTRGHIARATLEAIALQIGDVVAAMEADLGIAASQIAVDGGATRNDLLMQILADLTDRRVSRPPVAEASALGVARLAAEALGIAEEGDGAGADVVEPAMAAAQRARIWGAWKAAVATAMALSPLGREQGRSGQAETRNPRELREAKAETG
- a CDS encoding transketolase family protein; protein product: MSAAAAPKGLFDCRDAYVRTVEELAVADERIVAVVNDSVGSSKLGAFRSRFPERLVNVGIAEQNMVGVGAGLANGGKIPFVSGASCFLSARALEQIKADCAYSHANVKLCGISSGVAYGELGATHHSIEDVAWLRAIDKLTVIVPADPWETAEAIRAAAAHDGPVYVRISRMPVPELAREKAEFRIGKAEELRGGTDLAIIANGTLVHRALAAAEALAAEGVSARVVNMATVSPIDGEAIAAAAATGAIVTAEEGLAHGGLGGAIAEYCATHAPVRMRMLGFPGFLPTGSAAWLMDRFGLNAEGIAQAARELLAAKAR
- a CDS encoding transketolase; the encoded protein is MTTKFVPVSGEQSREGLSARADHVRERANWMRRRLLGMIVSAGQGHPGGDLSATDIIASLYFDILRFDPAEPAAPGRDRFVMSKGHCTGALYTALAGAGYFPESELDTYLKPESLLNGHPNRTYLPGVETNTGPLGHGLPVAVGIAVAAQIDKADYRVFALTGDGELQEGSMWEAAMFAGHRGLGQLTVIVDRNGLQQGARTEDTNSLEPLADKWRAFGWDVVGVDGHDHAALLETFDAACAPRSKPLCIIAATRKGKGVSFMEDQAGWHHGVPNAEQYAQALAELEAEMAA
- a CDS encoding DeoR/GlpR family DNA-binding transcription regulator; this translates as MKESPPNRLLGEARRHKILEWLQEEGSARVRTLAEAFGVSEVTVRQDLEKLEADGHIEREHGGAFLKSVPQQVRSMALQHQSHLDAKERIGRAAAALVENGETIILDSGSTTTAVATHLAGKRDLTVITNALNIALMLGADPGFEVHMTGGHFKAPTLSLSGERSADYFKGLYVRRLFLATAAIDVESGLTYPALSDIAVKRAMIGAAEQVCLVADSSKIGQRSFSALGGLDLVHVLITDDGITDADRKTIEGAGVQIIIA